The window TTTGGGAGAAAAAGGGCGTTTTCAGACGATGAACAAGCAAAACCACCTGTTTTGCCCGGCTCCAAAACAGGCGGTTTTGCCGAAAATTTTGTGACAAGCGGGCGAACAGATTCGGAAATTGAAGCAAAGCAGAAACCCCGGCAAAAAATTGATTTGGTGGTCGGCGATAGAGGAGCAATAACAGAACAAACATTGATTAGTGGAGTTCAAAGTAAAAGTAATGGCGGGGCGAAAGGGGCTCGAACCCTCGACCTCTGGCTTGACAGGCCAGCGCTCTAACCAACTGAGCTACCGCCCCCGCGATTGAGCAATAGTAGATTATTTCTCCTGGTTTGGCAAGATTGCTGCAAGGAGGGGGTATTTTTTGCTATAATGAAAAATGAAACATTTGAGATGGCTGTTTATTCTGTTTCTTCTTTTCGTGTCGCCGCGGATGGGAGAAACGATCCCGCTCGGCGTCGATCTTTCGGCGCTGCCGTTCGGCGAAAAAGAAGAACTGGTTTACAATGTCCGCTGGTCTTTCATTAATGTGGGTGAGGCCGTGTTGGGATTGAACCGGATCTCCGGTTCCGTGTGGCGGGTGTATTCCACGGCTAAATCGTATTCCTTTTTTGACAGTTTTTACAAAGTGCGGGACAGTATTGAATCCCTGTGGGATATCGGCCTGGGTCGCTCTCTGCGTTTTGAGAAGCGTACAAGGGAAGGTGGAAAAGAGAAGGACGAGCTTATAGTTATATCCGCGGCTACCAATACGGCAGTCAAGGACGGCCGGAAATGGAAAGTGTCTCCCCGTGCGCTGGATGTGCTCAGCGCCCTACATTTCATAAGGATGCAGCCGCTCAGTGTCGGTAAAAATATCGTGATGGATGTTTACACAAAGAATAAACTCTGGCCGCTGGAAGTGGCGGTTATCAAAAAAGAGAGAATAAAAGTCGGTGATAAAAAATACAGCACTATTCTGGTTGAGCCCAAAATGCGCGAGGAAGGGATCTTCAACGCGAAGGGACGCATATGGGTGTGGCTTACAGACGATGAAAACCGTGTTCCCGTGCGCATGAATTCAAAGGTGCTCATCGGCTCAGTCAGCGTCGATCTGATAGAGATACGCAGGTAACGAAAAAGGATTTAAGAACAATGGGCACACCGCGGCGTCCCGTATTTTGTCCGGAAATAAGTATTGAAAATCACCCCCTGTCACCTATTTGCTATTCTTTTTTCCGAAAATGAGCTATAATCAAGACGCTGATTTTAGCGCAATTGTTTGATTCTGGAGGATGATGTGAAAAAGATCTTGATCGCTTATTCGGGAGGGCTGGATACCTCCTGCATGCTGCACTGGCTGAAGAAAAAGTATAACGCCGAGCTTTACGCTTACTGCGCGGACCTTTCGGGGATGACCGCCGCAGAAAAAAGTAAAATCATACGCAAGGGAATCGCCACAGGGGCGAAAAAAGTCATTGTTGAAGACATGCGTGAAGAATTCATGAAAAATTATGTTTTTCCCGCGCTCAAAGCGGATGCCGTTTACGACGGCGAATATTTCATGGCCACGGCCATAGGCCGGCCGCTCATAGCCAAACGCCTTGCCGACATCGCCGTAAAATACGGGATCAAAACCGTGGCGCACGGCTGCACGGGCAAGGGCAACGACCAGGTGCGTTTTGAAACGGGCTTATATTCGCTGGTGAAAGATGTCGAGCTTCTGGCGCCTCTGCGTTTCTGGGAATTCAGGACGCGGGAAGAGGAAGTCGCTTACGCGAAGAAAAATAAAATACCGGTTTCGGCGGGAAGCAAAAAGTATTCTCTGGATGAGAATATCTGGGGC is drawn from Candidatus Omnitrophota bacterium and contains these coding sequences:
- a CDS encoding DUF3108 domain-containing protein, with the translated sequence MKHLRWLFILFLLFVSPRMGETIPLGVDLSALPFGEKEELVYNVRWSFINVGEAVLGLNRISGSVWRVYSTAKSYSFFDSFYKVRDSIESLWDIGLGRSLRFEKRTREGGKEKDELIVISAATNTAVKDGRKWKVSPRALDVLSALHFIRMQPLSVGKNIVMDVYTKNKLWPLEVAVIKKERIKVGDKKYSTILVEPKMREEGIFNAKGRIWVWLTDDENRVPVRMNSKVLIGSVSVDLIEIRR